A genomic stretch from Patescibacteria group bacterium includes:
- a CDS encoding type II toxin-antitoxin system HicB family antitoxin, whose protein sequence is MKKETRKYNAVYQKRGRWFIGWVEEVPGVNVQEKTLKDARVSLQEALAMILEANHSYVVESKEVIREPVLYTLSR, encoded by the coding sequence ATGAAAAAAGAAACTCGAAAATATAATGCTGTTTACCAAAAAAGAGGCAGATGGTTTATTGGTTGGGTGGAAGAAGTCCCCGGAGTGAATGTGCAGGAGAAAACACTCAAGGATGCCCGTGTTTCATTGCAGGAAGCTTTAGCAATGATACTTGAAGCAAATCATTCATACGTCGTTGAGAGTAAAGAAGTTATTCGAGAACCTGTTCTCTATACTCTTTCAAGATGA
- the lepB gene encoding signal peptidase I yields MPIIKSENEFNEELQQGGGGKRKLSFASTALEYFAEFTKIFIIAAAIILPVRLFLVQPFYVRGQSMEPNFHDSEYLIIDKLSPRFKPYQRGEVIVFRYDSADQRYLIKRIIGLPGEHVSIANRHVTITNKEHPDGLTLDENTYKPQELGLETLEFDVAPDEYFVLGDNRENSYDSSKFGPIKIRQVIGRVYLRGLPITKFEIFSAPTY; encoded by the coding sequence ATGCCGATAATAAAAAGTGAAAACGAATTCAATGAAGAACTCCAGCAGGGCGGGGGAGGGAAGCGAAAGCTTTCATTTGCTTCTACTGCGCTTGAGTACTTTGCAGAATTCACAAAAATATTTATTATTGCAGCGGCGATCATTTTACCCGTACGGTTGTTTCTAGTGCAGCCATTCTACGTGAGGGGGCAATCGATGGAGCCGAATTTCCATGATAGCGAATACCTTATTATCGACAAACTCAGCCCTCGATTCAAGCCCTACCAGCGAGGCGAGGTGATCGTGTTCCGCTATGATTCAGCCGATCAGCGTTATTTAATAAAACGCATCATAGGATTGCCCGGCGAGCATGTGAGTATTGCAAACAGGCATGTGACCATTACCAACAAAGAACATCCCGACGGCCTGACGCTTGATGAAAATACCTATAAACCTCAGGAGCTTGGCCTTGAAACACTTGAGTTTGATGTGGCACCTGATGAGTATTTTGTACTTGGAGATAATCGTGAGAACAGCTATGATTCATCGAAATTCGGCCCCATTAAGATACGGCAAGTAATCGGCAGGGTGTATCTACGGGGTTTGCCTATTACAAAGTTTGAAATATTCAGTGCTCCAACCTATTGA